GCCTTctaaatatttagtttaaaactgataatgaaaaacatttcaactatcgaaagtagaaaaaaacatctgagcATTTAAACCCCAAGAAAAGTTGGTTAAATATGTATTCAGTGTGCTATTTTAGTAAGGGGTAAAATAATCTAATATTTAAAATTTgtgtataaaaaacatttatgtaaTCTAAATTTAGGCTCCCTATTGAGAAAAATTAACCTTGGTGGTAATTTGTATTTCTTAAGATGGCAGCAAAGTAACACCACAGACATCAATTGCCCCAAAACCTCCGACAGAGGGCCCAGTGTCTGCCTGATGCACTGAAGATGAAAGAGGAACTGGCAGAGGCTGCACAGCTCTTGGGAAATCTGTAGGTGGCAGGAACAAGTGATGCAGGACTCGCATTGCAAAATGTCCTGGAAAATGTTGTGTTCCCCTTGAAAATGATTTCTCTTATTTGCCCAGTAGCTCATTCTCAATTTAAGGAAAGCTGTTCAGAGCTCCCAACAATTGATCAAATTGACATGTGATGAAATTCTTGTGATATGCTTTATTGAATAAAGCGCAACAGAATGTTTGATAGTTTTCAGTTTgtgatttgttctgtttttttttcacaaaaccCTTAATTATAAATTTTGATTAAAGCATGAAGATCAGAGAgctatttgttatattttaagaTTTGGCTTTTATTGCCTCCTCACCAAGGGTAAATGTAGGTCTTTCAGCAGCACAAGGTAAGAAATAGCACAGGTAGTTAAAACCAAATGTGAAATCAATGTTGGGAAAGAATaagtgtataaaataaaaatgcacaagGGAAGCCAAATGATAAACAATCACAAGTCGAGCAATATACATAAGTTTAAACCAACTATTTACAGTCTAAAAGTTAAATGAGTTGCTAAAGTTGCAGCAAAGTATAGTAGATGGTAAATTTAGATCTTGGTACTTTCTACTTTCGTGGCACAACAGAGGGGCTTGCTGTATATATCATGATAAATAGGCCTAAATATAAGATGTTAAGAACCATGACAATAAGCGGGAGATTATTTGAATAATGTGGTTTTAACTTAACCATTCCTGCTGGTTACAGTTGAAGTAGCCACATCAGCTTATTGTGTCATATGAAATACCCACAGTTGTCAGTTTTTCATATTGAATGAAGCTGATTGCAATTAAATCCTAAAATATATTATTCTTCAAAAGGGGAATCATGAATGAGACGTAAATTTGAGAAAAACAGACTTAATTTCCGATTGTTCAATTAATGAGGTCTATGTTTTTCACAAATTTATGTTGCTGGACGGAATTAATGTCTTATtttgacaaaagaaataaattatatttcgAATATTTATTTACTAATAAGACTGAGTAATTATTATTCAACCAACAAATCGTTGACCGGAAGTATTTGCTCGAttttatttggtattttttgcGTAGATTTCCGGTCCGGAGCCTGCACCGGAAGCGGCCTCACAGTGGAGCTCTGCAGCCAGGCTCACTCTTCCTCAGCAGTGTCAGAAACAAGTATGGCGGCCTCCAGTGTTTTCAGACCGGGCTTGTTTAACAACAAAGTCGCAATAGTAACGGGAGGAGGCACCGGTATCGGTAAAGCTAtttctgctgagctgctggagctgggtGAGTGGAGCGTGCACGGGGCTCGGTCATCTTcctgtgttgttattgttgaagTGAACAGCATCTGTCAGACTGTCAGCAACAGTCAAGTGAACTTCGACACACTTAGAAGACACTTGGTGTTGACGCCCCGACACCGGTGGCACTGTTTAAATCCGGCGGAGGCACAGAATATAGTAAAACTGCTGTGAGTTATATGTGAGTACGATGGAAACATTGACTGCACCTGTCAGCATAACAGACAAATCTTAGTATGGTCAAAGATTGTTAATCACACATGTACTCCACCATTGTTATTGCTGGataaagatcattttcacaTGATGATCTGAGATGATAAAAAAATCCACTGGGATGTCTTCTGTCATCCACATGAAAAGTAGCAGGAGCAGTTATTCAAAGAGACTGTGGTGGCTTCACTCCAGAATACGATCTCCTATTTGTCCCAGAGGTCAATTAAAGATCAATATGAGATTTAGATTATTTTCTCATAATTCTTAAATTCAACTCCTGACAAATAGCCTTCCTCTTGACTCAgtttaacatttgaaatgatcctGTTTCTATCTCCATcagctaatatatatatatatatacacatgagCCTACAAAATATCTGACATTTGTCTTAGTGATAAAACTCAAACCAAAAGAAAACTCAGAGAAACCAATGAGCACAGCAGAAGAACTCCTGGTCATGaacttttgtcttgtttttttatctttaatctcTTTGCTCCTTATTTCACCTAAGGGAGATTTAGGAGAAACAGATCAGAATTTAGTAATGTTCCAAAAAGAAGATGATACATTTGTTATGAGTCAAAGAGGAGACAATTGTGAGCCGCAAATTTTTCCTCTGGGTAATCACAACCCATCCTTATGATCAGCAGCTGCTCTTCAAGACAAACTGACTACGTTTTTCACCTCAGGCTGCAGTGTGGTGATCTCCAGCAGAAAGGCAGAGAGGCTGGAGGTGGCAGCTCAGGAGATGAGACAAAAAATCCCTCCCTCCAGCCCTGCACGTGTCACCCCTGTAACGTGCAACATCCGCAGCGAGGACGAGGTGAGCCTCCCTCCACCCATACACACCGCCTCAGAAACCACTTCATATGTTGATGGTGCCAGTGCGTGATCACCTGGTTGTGAGGaataatctctttatttcactcCGTGTGCTGCAGGTGAAGGCTCTCATGTCCTCGGTGCTGAAGCAGTTTGGCCGAATAGACTATCTGGTGAACAATGGCGGAGGTCAGTTCAGCAGCCCAGCAGAGCACATGTCCTCCAAAGGCTGGAAGGCGGTGATAGACACCAACCTGACTGGAACCTTCCACTGCTGCAAGGAGGGTGAGCTGCAGGCAGCGAACACCAAGTTAGTGTGTTTTGAAGTTCTTCACTTGTGACTGTGTTGCCGTCCTCTCCACACAGTCTACACCGCATGGATGAAACAGCACGGAGGTGTGATTGTCAACATCATCGCTGACATGTGGAAGGGATTCCCAGGCATGGCGTAAGCACCACCTCCCTCcagattcacacacaaacatacaaactcgcacactcttttcctcttctcctgtaACACCTCTTTCCTGTGCAGCCACACAGGAGCCGCGAGGGCAGCGGTGGATAATCTAACCAAGAGTCTGGCCATCGAGTGGTCTCAAGCAGGGGTCAGAGTCAACGCTGTGGCACCTGTACGTACCGGTCATGAGTCGGTGCAGAATCAGTTTTGGAGTTTTCCTTTGATTTTGTGTCAATTTCAAGCCTGTGCATTTGTCTGGTTGCAGGGTACAATCTTTTCCAAAACTGCAATGGAGAACTACAAGGAGCTTGGACCAAGTCTTTTCAAGATGTCTGTTCCATATAGCCCTGCGAAGAGACTGGGAGTACCAGAAGAGGTGTGTTACCACTGAATGACACAACAACTGCAACTTAGTAATGTTATCTATCTGTcggtctgtctctctgtctgagaGAGGTCTTTACCTGCCACTGCAGATCACTTTATcggtttcagaaagaaagctgcaacctgCGTTACCACAGACtaaacaaacagctcattccaaacaggcattacattacatttagctgacgcttttatccaaagcgacttacaataagtgcattcaaccatgagggtacaagcccataacaacaagaatcaagaaagtacaatttcttcaaaaaagccaaactaaaaagtgctataagtaagtgccatttaagtgctactaaattgttagtttaaaatgttattcaaggtatagtcggaagaggtgtgtttttagtttgctgcggaagatgtgtaaactttctgctgtcctgatgtcaatggggagctcattccaccatttaggagccaggacagcaaacagtcatgatttagatgagtggttagctcgcagtgagggagcaacaagccgattggcagatgcagagcggagtgaacgggctggggtgtaacgtttgaccatgtcctggatgtagactggacccgatccgttcgcagcacggtactcaagtactaatgttttgaaacggtaggcaggtttagaacaggctcTGCACTAGTTATCAGTGTAATCATGGCTGACACTGCTTATTAAAAACACCACACTGCAATAGCTGTTGTCTGGCCATGTAATTTCCTCactgtgtttccctgcagatctcatcagctgtgtgtttcctgctctcTCCCGCCGCCTCCTACATCTCTGGAGCCACTCTGAGGGTTGATGCAGGACAGAGTCTGTACCACTCCACATGGGAGATACCCAGTATGAACACTTTTAAGATACACACATCCATTCGTCTACACTTTTCAGTATGAATGCATATTTGCAGTATGTTCTAacttcttgtgtgtttgtctccagaCCATAGTTCATGGCCTGAAGCCCCAGAGGGGGAGAACCTGGATGCTCTGAACGACCTGCTCCACCCACAAAGCAAACTGTGATGTGATGCAGTCTGAACCTAATACATTATGGCACAATTAGCCAATAGGCATCATGGATGTTGAGTGTAAGACAGTTATTTTGATTATTACAGTTGTGTACATAATTGTTTGAAATTTTGTAGCAACATTAGTTAATTGTTTCTTGTCTAATGGTGTGTGACATAAATTATGAAGAGCAATTTTCTTTCTCAAATAACTTTGTAATTTTGTAAGTAAACATACTGCTGTTTAAAACAATTGCTAAATTGTTGCAAAGTGCTTcgcaaacaaacaacacaacagacacgAACAAGAATgtaatatttgtaaataattttgaAAAATAGCAAAACTTTGGTTTATTTTTAGTGATTTAGTGTCACTGAGACAGTTTCAATAATAAGAGCTGTACAATGTTGAAATCAAGATCATTTTTGTTTgatgcagtttttttatttgtctttggtTGATTTTGGATTTCTTAATGTTCCATCAGGAAAGGTTCAGTCATGTATGGAAAACAGAAGCCTTACACTGAATGTCTATGACATGCAGTTATGATGTAAAATCACACAATCTTTATGTAACTTGTTACCAAACACATCTTTGCACAACATCATGACATGttatgctgtttttcttttgtattttaatttgaagggGATGATGCAAATGTAAAATTCtttgtcattaaaataaaaaaacacaattaagtaaaataataaacaatatatttttaacacaaAATGCCCATTGGATgcaaattacttttaaaacagaaaaccagAAGATTTATGGAATTTATGGAAGAGCAGAGCCTGTAGAATTTCTGTTATTGTTTCACATTTCACCTTCTCTTATTATCATGACTGTAATTTACACAGTGTCTGTTTAGACTAAATATTCATATCATTATCGTCTGTTGCATCTCAGCATTTACCAAAGTGCCTTTTATTGCAGGGCTGCACTCAAATCAGCTGCTTTAGCAGTTatgcaaaaacacttttatttagaGACTTTAGAAAACATTTTAGTTCAGCTGAAGGCAAACAGGAAGGTACATTCCTAAAAATCCTACAAAGACGTTTGTGAAAGAGTGTGATTTCTAGCATCAATAGTGAAACATTTTGAGTTATCTCGTGGGATCCTGCATGTTGGTAACATCTTGGATACCATTAAtgataaatgtgtgttattaatattttgttttattttgtaatgctcAAACAGCTTCTGCCTTATAATTTCCAGAAATCATCAAACTGATATTGCAACAGCAATAAAGGAAAATGTCGAAACCATAAttgtataatattttatattatatggAGAAACCGCAGAATTTCTGAAAATCAATGGACCGGCTCTGCGGAAAAAAACGCGTTGGTATTTTGGTCCTGGCGCTCTGCCGTAGCACTCTCGTAAATTGTTGCTATCTGTCGCAACGTTTAGTCCAGCAGCAGAGGTCACAACAAACCGCTCAGGTTCGTGTGTTTTCTTCATAAATCTGATTTCATCATGTCATCTGCTTCACCCTGTCACACTGGCTGATACAACATCTGTTCACACGAAGAAGTACGTGAACTAAGTGTCGGGGGAACCGTTGTATTCAAGAAGCGAAAGATCGTAGCTAACTAGCGTAATGCTGTCCAGCTAACGACGTTCGCCTCCGCCACACAAATTCAAGTTATCACCATTTGATTTCACGATGTATGAAATGATCATTTACTTTATTCGGCACTTTAcctgagaaatcaatgacaGGGATTGGTCTCAGAATTGATAACGTTAGCTTTGTGTCAGATGATCAGGGACGACCCCCAGTGTCTGCATGTCAAGTTTGCTCATACAGACAGTGAGGGTCACCTCCCGaggcttttatttaaaattaatatttaatatgagcagGTTATGATTGAAATGATCAAAATGGAGCCAACTACACCCTTTCAATTTCTTAAATCCTCTGAAACTTGACATACAGATAGTGGGGGTCACCATGAAAGAGGTGGAAGTGAAATATCTGTTCACCTCTCAAggatttttaatatataatatttaatatgatcAGGTTATGAGCGCCATAATGAAAAAGGAGCCAACTATGCCTCTAATTTTCctaaaaatcacacacacacacacacatatatatataatgttccATTTCATTCTactttttatttgcttgtttggaaataaaatcaaacatccATAATAAGTGTAATTAAACTTTCAACGTTTGTCTTTTTACCGTAAGACCACGACTGGactttttttcatataaaactGGAACATTTGAGgcaatattaatgtttaaataacCAGCATTATTACATGCACATCCAGGTTTTAGCATCCACCTGAAGTTAAGTCTTGCTCAGATAAATGAACTACTTAACCAATTTTATTTAATAGTCAGGCATGAGACTAATACAGCTACAGGccaagatataaaaaatatccaattttcttttccattgaCTCCTCATCAGCTTTAAATAGATGAGTCACAGGTCCTTGCAGCATTTTTACAAACTGACCAGAACATTTAACCCCCcacctcttttttttacatgtctGTTTTTACAGGGAGTGTCACCTTGAGTTTGGaagttatatttaatttttgtttagttttctgTCCTTCCTGCACATGTGTACACGTGTGTTAAGAGAAAATAACTCAACAAAGCATGGATGGACTTTTGCCAAACTTGTTGGCATTATTACTTGGGAGGGTATCTCCAAATGATTAACTTTTGGATTCAAATCATTatcggtcaaaggtcaacaaatATATGAtccaaaatacacattttccaGAGCCATGGAGATAGTCTAAATTCTCAAGctgatattgatgaaaaaatgatTCCCTTTATATGATAAGCGAGGTCAtgaagaagtcagaaaatgttCTTGAGTATCTCTGCATCCTATAGGACAATATACATCATAATCTTAACAATATATAGACCTTATATATTAGTAATGCATAAACATTTGTTACCAATAATGTTACAATATGTTGACATCATTATGCATTATTACAATacaattttttaaagaaagcagcaggagattctctgctcaaaCGTGtccacaacaaaacagaaatctcctgagcattcaggtgaggggtggtgcagcaggcagaagCAGGACGTAACGTATAAACTCTACTGCGGAGgtcaagtgtttttatttacaacacatcaacaccagtgcATGCAAGTATAATTTTCCTCTCAATGATGTCAAGCTGTGGTGGCTGAGGAAGCAAAAAAACCCTGGAGTCATGACGCTCCTtacttcacacttcacattgGAGATGATGTGTTTATGTTGGTCTGCAGTGCCCTGTCCTCCTCCCGAGTCCACAGAAGATTTTCCCAAtcgttttgttgtgtgttgtttgtcaaGGTGCCTTGGTGGTGGTGCCATGATGTACCTACCATGGTCTCTGTGCCAGGTCAATGATTTATGGATGGTAGACTATTTGCAGACATTATCACCAGCTCCAATGATTCATTTGTATCATTTAGCTGCTATTATGTGCTTCATTTGACCTCACTGAGCACTGGGGTTGGTCTGTGGAGCCCTCTTATGAGTACTCCCACTTCTGGGCAGAGGAACTAAATCCTCTCTGTTTACAGTTTGTCAGAGTGTGTAAAGATAATTATCTAAACTCTTTGAGATAACTGCAAGTCTCCAGTTTAATGCAAATCTACAACTGTAAGTCTTCTGAGGTCTGTTTTCATGAGGCATGGTTCTCATCAGTTCATAACTATTATGAAGTACAAACCCAAGATGTCTTGAGTGtttttcaatgtggtttcaaacTCCTGACTTGGTTATGGGTATATATGATGTTACTAGCCGACAGGTTCACATTCTTTTTCCAACCTACATTGAAAATATGTATCCAATATCCAAGACAAGAACAATACAATAGTTTGTGTGTtattacctttgccaaggaggttatgtttttgtctgcctttgtttgtctatctgttatttagcaggattacacaaaaacaaataggTTGATTCCcacaaaactttgtggaaggatgggtcagagaagaacacaTTACAATTTCatgcagatccggatcagggggcaaaTTTATTGGGGGTTCactgtttttaacattgtgagataaagcgtttttcaaattttctttgatttctcagttaataattcatggattttgatgaaaacaaatcaggcatgtttcggtgactgatatttatgactgtgttcaatttggtgcagatcatccaaataaaaatctggatccagtgaatttaaatgtagtttcataaagGAACTGTTGGTGGACGTATAGTTGTAGTTCACTACTATAACTTGACATTATATCAGATCAAATTCATACACTGAAGCAGGTCATTCCAGAGCTTCACT
Above is a window of Hippoglossus hippoglossus isolate fHipHip1 chromosome 17, fHipHip1.pri, whole genome shotgun sequence DNA encoding:
- the pecr gene encoding peroxisomal trans-2-enoyl-CoA reductase, translated to MAASSVFRPGLFNNKVAIVTGGGTGIGKAISAELLELGCSVVISSRKAERLEVAAQEMRQKIPPSSPARVTPVTCNIRSEDEVKALMSSVLKQFGRIDYLVNNGGGQFSSPAEHMSSKGWKAVIDTNLTGTFHCCKEVYTAWMKQHGGVIVNIIADMWKGFPGMAHTGAARAAVDNLTKSLAIEWSQAGVRVNAVAPGTIFSKTAMENYKELGPSLFKMSVPYSPAKRLGVPEEISSAVCFLLSPAASYISGATLRVDAGQSLYHSTWEIPNHSSWPEAPEGENLDALNDLLHPQSKL